Genomic window (Thomasclavelia spiroformis DSM 1552):
ATTTCTGGTGTCAATTTTGTAGAATCGATCTTTTTGCCATTCATATTAATTTCAATAGAAGTTATTTTTTCTCCGCTATTTGTTACAGTAGCAATTAAGTTGTAAGTATATGTATTGGCTTTATCTACTGGTTGAGATACTTGATTACTAACTAATTTGGGTTGATATGTATTAGTTGATGTTGATAGTGATTTAAACCAAGTGATGGTATCTAATCCGGTATTAGTTGATGCATACACATCTCCGTTTAACATTTTTATCCATGACCAATGCCCACTACTATAAGTTTCATCAGGATAACTAACATTTTCAATTAAACCACAATATACATCACCATCTAATCCGTTAGTTTCACGATAATTTTTAATAGTATTATAAGCTAATTCTGTCCATTTATAATAAATAGTTGGATCATTATAACAATGAACCATAAAAATTGGTACATTACTTTTTGCAATATTTTCTAGCCAAATATTATAATTATTTAAATATTGATCATAATCATTAGGTTTTTTAAATGTTTTTCCGTCAGTATATGAGTCATTAGCATCTAAATATTCAGTAGCATTACTATAATCGCCACCAAGACCTTCGATATATTGGTCATTTTTAGCAATTGCAGAACAAGAAATTAAAGCACCTGAAAAATAATTACCATACGTAGCTAACATTCTTTGAGACATTAGTCCACCAGCTGAAAGTCCAGAAATAAATACTTCTTTAATATTAAATTCATCAACTGCTTGATCAATAATGGCTTTTGCTTGTTGGGTATAATCATTGTACCAATAATCAGGTGCTTGGAAAGCTAATACATATGCACCTTTAAAAGCGCTTTGTAACTCGTCAGTTGTGTATGTAACTGCTAAACGATTACCAGCTAGTTGAGCATAGTTATTACAAATGCCATCAACCCCACCTTCACCATTTCCATGAAATACTACAATTAATGTATCTCCAGATAGTGGTTTGTAAATTTTTGAAGCTATGCTTGTATAATTTCCAGCACTTCCTTCAACATTACTATAAGCTTCAAATTGATCTGTTTCATAATTAACATATCCAAATGTATTTGCAGTATTTACATTTTGGATAAATTCACTGTTTATATCTAATGCATTAAGATTAGATGTAAACATTGTTGCAATTAACATTGCAGAAATAAATGATAATAAAAATTTTTTAATTCTTTTCATAATATCCTCCTTTTCGTGTTTACTTTAGCATAGGAGAATATTCATTTATTGTTATATATTTATTTTAATCTTCATTAATCTTTATATATTGTTTTTTTCGATATTGTTTTGGGGTAATTTTATATATTTCTTTAAAAATACGATTAAATATTTGAATATTTGCAAATCCGTTATTTAGTGCAATTTCAACAATGGTATTATTTTTATATTTTAAATCTGATAAGCAATGTTCTAAACGAACATTACGTAAATATTCAAAAATTGTAATACCGGTTTTCTTTTTGAAAATATTTGATAAGTATGATTTATTATAATTAGTAATAAGTGCTAGTTTATCTAATGTTATTTTTTGCTGATAATGTTGATTAATGTATTTTATGATAGAAATAACTAATTCATAACTTTCATCATCATGTTTTTCTTTAATATAAAATCCATCAACAATTAATTTCTCAGCTAAGATTTTAATAATTTTTAAAACAATAATATGTGCATCCAATAAGTTGTTTTTTTCATGAGCAGTAACTAATTTAAATAAATAATCAATAATTTCTTTACTAGCGTCTAAATTTGTTTTTAGACTAAAACCATGATCTTTACATTTAGGACAAATACTATCTATATAATCTCGATCAATCAATAAAACAATTCCTTCTAATCCATTTTTAACATCTATATCGTGAATTACTCCTGAATTGACTAATAAAAGTGTCCCAGTTGGAGCAATAATTTTTTCATCTTCCATACATTGTACTTTTAATCCTTTCACAACATAGGTAATCTCGATGCTATTATGACAATGATAATCGATATAATTGTCTTTATCGTGATGGGTGTGAAGTAAAGTATAAAATGTATTTTTTGAATAATTAATTCTTTCATGCTTACGCACAACTATACGTTCTCTCATTGTTTCTTATTTTATTCCTTTCGCATATAAACTTTTTTAAATATCAATAAATGATATAGATGTTTTTCGTAAAAATAATATCATGTATTACTTGATTCATAAAGTTATAATAAGTAATTAAACACAATACCTTGTTTAAATTTTAGTTTGCAAATTCAGTAGTTATAAATGGATAAAATTTAGTTAAATTAAAAATTTAACCGTATACTATTTACATTTTAGTAAATATTTTTTATAATTTAGACAGTTAAATAAGTTGTTAAATAGTGTGTAACTAGTAATGTAGGCATTAACTATACTCAACCTTAGAAAGTTTATGACTTTGTAGGATTAGTATTGTTAATGCCTTTTTTAATAGAAATGCGCGCTTTCTATTAAACATTAGCTAGAAATTATTTGCAACTTAATCGTGAAAGGAGAGAAAGCATGAAAAAAACATATAAGCGAGTGCTTGCAACTTCTATGTCAGCTGCACTTGCGATGACAAGTATGGTTCCAGCATTTGCTAAAACAACTGATGGTAGTATTTCAGCACGTGAAGAAAAAAATGCTGAACTTTCAATGAACCTTGCGACACAAGGAATGGTTTTATTAGAAAATAACAACAATGTTCTTCCGATGGCATCAAGTGGAAATGTTGCATTGTTTGGTGGAGGTGCAGTAAAAACAGTAAAAGGTGGTACTGGATCAGGTGATGTTAATCAACGTAGTGTAACAAGTGTATGGGATGGATTTAAAAATGCCGGATATAATGTTACATCTGAAAATTAGTTAAATGAATTTGAAGCATATTATGATGAAGAAACAGGTGGCTCATCTGGAGGTCTATTGGGATCACCAAAAGTAGAAGATACACTTATTAGTGATGCTCAAATTGAAGAAGCCAAACAAGATGGAACAACTACTGCAGTTTATGTAATTGCGCGTAATTCGGGGGAATTTGCGGATCGATTAGATGCAGAAGGTGATTATCAATTATGGAGTAATGAAGAAGAAAACTTGAAAAAAGTGGTAGCTAACTTCGATAATGTAATTGTTGTATTGAATGTTGGAGGAATTATTGATACTAAATTCTTCCATGAAATTGAAGGATTAGATAGTTTATTACTTATGTCACAAGCTGGTATGCGCGGTGGTGACGCTGTTGTAAAAGTACTAAATGGTGAAGTTACACCATCAGGAAAACTTACAGATACATGGGCAGTAAATTATGAAGATTATTCATCATCAGAAACTTTTGGTAAAAATGATGTAAATACTACACAAGAAGATTATACAGATGATATTTACGTAGGATATCGTTATTTTGATACATTTAATGTAACACCTGCATATGAATTCGGTTATGGTTTATCATATACAGATTTTAATATTGATGTTAAAGATGTAACTGTAGATGAAGAAAATGTAACAGTCGATGTTAAAGTAACAAATGTAGGAAAACAATATTCTGGAAAAGAAGTAGTAGAAGTATACTTCTCTGCACCGGATGGGGCTCTTGAAAAACC
Coding sequences:
- a CDS encoding AraC family transcriptional regulator codes for the protein MRERIVVRKHERINYSKNTFYTLLHTHHDKDNYIDYHCHNSIEITYVVKGLKVQCMEDEKIIAPTGTLLLVNSGVIHDIDVKNGLEGIVLLIDRDYIDSICPKCKDHGFSLKTNLDASKEIIDYLFKLVTAHEKNNLLDAHIIVLKIIKILAEKLIVDGFYIKEKHDDESYELVISIIKYINQHYQQKITLDKLALITNYNKSYLSNIFKKKTGITIFEYLRNVRLEHCLSDLKYKNNTIVEIALNNGFANIQIFNRIFKEIYKITPKQYRKKQYIKINED
- a CDS encoding prolyl oligopeptidase family serine peptidase, which produces MKRIKKFLLSFISAMLIATMFTSNLNALDINSEFIQNVNTANTFGYVNYETDQFEAYSNVEGSAGNYTSIASKIYKPLSGDTLIVVFHGNGEGGVDGICNNYAQLAGNRLAVTYTTDELQSAFKGAYVLAFQAPDYWYNDYTQQAKAIIDQAVDEFNIKEVFISGLSAGGLMSQRMLATYGNYFSGALISCSAIAKNDQYIEGLGGDYSNATEYLDANDSYTDGKTFKKPNDYDQYLNNYNIWLENIAKSNVPIFMVHCYNDPTIYYKWTELAYNTIKNYRETNGLDGDVYCGLIENVSYPDETYSSGHWSWIKMLNGDVYASTNTGLDTITWFKSLSTSTNTYQPKLVSNQVSQPVDKANTYTYNLIATVTNSGEKITSIEINMNGKKIDSTKLTPEMFKITGYNTDASGLAVDNVKSEGIFGTVDNPINIDVEKVSVNEQGNIVLDLATQKGVLNYTSLSRNLTTNIRYDIADTVLPFIDENSSLTSNNIATSIKTGDSVNTVLTGSIMIISLIIIITINKNEKITN